From the genome of Amycolatopsis sp. NBC_01488, one region includes:
- a CDS encoding M14 family zinc carboxypeptidase, producing MASAVALAGAFLALPAGTAGAAQNILRADKSVARSCFAKVLPKGTSGTDRRELTSTVDGLVQARLKPTSGAEGDWDIAVFDKATGAIVAASAALRTHELAESFVKKGQELVVQGCRYGGSAGQAQLGVDFLALTPQGTPTTAQKAQLVRVQTPTRADKTELTSLGLDVTEKGDATGVEVVLANDADRQTLKNSGFKSQVIEADLSAKSVADAKTDRQYAATTAASALPSGRTSYRHLYDYNYEMKELARKNPGLVSAFTMPESTWEGRDVVGIEIASDVKNVTDGKPVNFTMGVHHAREWPAGEHVMEWAYELVNGYAHDAAIRAMVGKTRNIVVPIINPDGFEISREAEPKGDFTRFDYEMKRKNCNVNDSPPQYATGVCKANPGGRVRGTDPNRNYAGFWGGNGAELAWSGDTFRGSGPFSEPEVRNVRSIVSSRQVTNLLTMHTVAALVLRPPGVADVRAPLEEPAYKALGDKLASRNGYTSEPSWALYDTTGTTEDWSYWATGGWGFTIEVGGNGFHGPFADSVVAEYEGLAPAAGAGKGGNRQAFLDMLGNAADPQQHSTLIGSAPKGYQLKLHKTFQTPTSPVIQPDGSTKPPIYVTDDLNSSFTTTGGRFAWSVNPSTRPYVAGRYGRDPQGPAQQGFAVTNPAGVPPINQNYPVDPSGDSFTFHVNGLPQVDNGKFSVNINWKSSVTDWDLFIYDAAGNLVSSSANGGTTSEHAVLFDPPAGDYKAVVVNYDQADPNAVDDWTGDVSFASPIPPTYGPKEAYQLTCTSPKGQLVGVADVYADRGQTVDVGEVCTRSAHAQKQRASGGVR from the coding sequence CGACGGGCGCGATCGTCGCCGCTTCGGCGGCGTTGCGCACCCACGAACTCGCCGAAAGCTTCGTGAAGAAGGGCCAGGAGCTCGTCGTCCAGGGCTGCCGCTACGGCGGCTCGGCCGGCCAGGCCCAGCTCGGCGTCGACTTCCTCGCGCTGACGCCGCAGGGCACGCCGACGACCGCGCAGAAGGCGCAGCTGGTCCGCGTCCAGACGCCGACCCGCGCCGACAAGACCGAGCTGACCTCCCTCGGCCTCGACGTCACGGAGAAGGGCGACGCGACCGGGGTCGAGGTCGTCCTCGCCAACGACGCCGACCGCCAGACGCTCAAGAACAGCGGCTTCAAGTCCCAGGTGATCGAGGCCGACCTCTCGGCCAAGTCGGTCGCCGACGCGAAGACCGACCGCCAGTACGCCGCGACGACCGCCGCCTCGGCGCTGCCGTCCGGGCGCACGAGCTACCGGCACCTCTACGACTACAACTACGAGATGAAGGAGCTGGCCCGCAAGAACCCCGGCCTCGTCTCGGCGTTCACCATGCCGGAGTCGACCTGGGAAGGCCGGGACGTCGTCGGCATCGAAATCGCCTCGGACGTCAAGAACGTCACGGACGGCAAGCCGGTGAACTTCACCATGGGGGTGCACCACGCCCGGGAGTGGCCGGCGGGCGAGCACGTCATGGAGTGGGCCTACGAGCTGGTCAACGGCTATGCCCACGACGCGGCGATCCGTGCCATGGTCGGCAAGACCCGCAACATCGTCGTGCCGATCATCAACCCGGACGGGTTCGAGATCTCCCGCGAGGCCGAACCCAAGGGCGACTTCACGCGCTTCGACTACGAGATGAAGCGCAAGAACTGCAACGTCAACGACTCGCCGCCGCAGTACGCCACCGGCGTCTGCAAAGCGAACCCGGGCGGCCGTGTCCGCGGCACCGACCCCAACCGCAACTACGCGGGCTTCTGGGGCGGCAACGGCGCCGAACTGGCTTGGAGCGGCGACACCTTCCGCGGGTCCGGGCCGTTCAGCGAGCCCGAGGTCCGCAACGTGCGCTCGATCGTGTCCTCGCGCCAGGTGACCAACCTGCTGACGATGCACACCGTCGCCGCGCTGGTGCTGCGCCCGCCGGGCGTGGCCGACGTCCGGGCGCCGTTGGAGGAGCCGGCCTACAAGGCCCTCGGTGACAAGCTGGCCTCGCGCAACGGCTACACCAGCGAGCCGAGCTGGGCGCTCTACGACACCACCGGCACCACCGAGGACTGGTCGTACTGGGCCACGGGTGGCTGGGGCTTCACCATCGAGGTCGGCGGCAACGGCTTCCACGGGCCCTTCGCCGACAGCGTCGTGGCGGAGTACGAAGGCCTGGCCCCGGCGGCCGGTGCCGGCAAGGGCGGCAACCGGCAGGCGTTCCTGGACATGCTGGGCAACGCGGCCGACCCGCAGCAGCACTCGACGCTGATCGGCTCGGCGCCGAAGGGCTACCAGCTCAAGCTGCACAAGACGTTCCAGACGCCGACGTCGCCGGTGATCCAGCCCGACGGCTCCACCAAGCCGCCGATCTACGTCACCGACGACCTGAACTCGAGTTTCACGACGACCGGTGGGCGGTTCGCCTGGTCGGTCAACCCGTCGACCCGGCCGTACGTGGCGGGCCGCTACGGGCGCGACCCGCAGGGCCCGGCGCAGCAGGGCTTCGCGGTGACCAACCCGGCCGGCGTGCCGCCGATCAACCAGAACTACCCGGTCGACCCCTCGGGTGACTCGTTCACCTTCCACGTGAACGGCCTGCCCCAGGTCGACAACGGGAAGTTCAGCGTGAACATCAACTGGAAGAGCTCGGTCACCGACTGGGACCTGTTCATCTACGACGCGGCGGGCAACCTGGTCAGCTCGTCGGCCAACGGCGGCACGACGTCCGAGCACGCCGTGCTGTTCGACCCGCCGGCCGGCGACTACAAGGCGGTGGTGGTCAACTACGACCAGGCCGACCCCAACGCCGTCGACGACTGGACCGGAGACGTCTCGTTCGCGTCGCCGATCCCGCCGACGTACGGGCCGAAGGAGGCCTACCAGCTGACGTGCACGTCGCCGAAGGGCCAGCTCGTGGGCGTGGCGGACGTGTACGCCGACCGCGGCCAGACGGTCGACGTCGGCGAGGTCTGCACCCGGTCCGCGCACGCCCAGAAGCAGCGCGCTTCGGGTGGAGTCCGGTAG